A single Plasmodium knowlesi strain H genome assembly, chromosome: 13 DNA region contains:
- a CDS encoding HAD domain ookinete protein, putative, which translates to MENMRNFQSGGGQINYDNYLGSLQMKGMRNAQNENSHMHTAGVNCCEEHISRSSNTQIMRVENGTHNKPYIYKKLIVFDYDDTILPTSWITVKMKLGLNDNIPASVRQFFFKLSEAVIKTLSLCLTQGKLVIVTNASLEWLINSARKFIPLVWSYIILNNIRIISARDRLINSLIDPKDWKKVIFHQIINEILSPYLCNNSVICFIYSVGDGNDERNACFFISQLNQYSSCIFKSLKFLSEPSCQKLIAEHELFYYFFNSTCNPSAARCTSIKPIASLPRESSGVALSTSVPKSCNSLQNV; encoded by the coding sequence ATGGAGAACATGAGAAACTTTCAAAGTGGAGGGGGCCAAATCAATTACGACAACTACTTGGGAAGTTTGCAGATGAAGGGAATGAgaaatgcacaaaatgaaaatagcCACATGCACACAGCGGGCGTAAACTGCTGTGAAGAACACATTAGCAGATCCAGTAACACCCAAATAATGCGAGTCGAAAATGGAACACATAACAAACCGTATATATACAAGAAGTTAATCGTTTTTGATTATGATGATACGATATTGCCAACTAGTTGGATAACTGTAAAGATGAAGCTAGGCTTGAATGACAACATCCCAGCATCCGTAAgacaattcttttttaagttaaGTGAAGCTGTAATTAAAACGTTGAGTCTATGTTTGACACAAGGAAAGTTGGTTATAGTAACCAATGCGAGCTTAGAGTGGTTAATTAACTCAGCGCGTAAGTTTATTCCATTAGTATGGTCATATATTATTCTCAACAATATAAGAATTATATCCGCAAGGGACAGATTAATTAATTCTTTAATTGATCCTAAGGATTGGAAGAAAGTCATATTTCATCAAATCATTAATGAAATTTTATCCCCCTATCTGTGCAACAACTCAGTTATATGTTTCATTTACTCTGTGGGTGATGGAAATGATGAGAGGAATGCatgcttttttatttcacaaCTGAATCAGTATTCTTCCTGTATCTTTAAGTCATTGAAGTTTTTGTCAGAACCATCATGTCAAAAGTTGATAGCTGAGCATGAGCTCTTTTACTATTTCTTTAACAGCACATGTAACCCATCCGCGGCAAGATGTACGTCTATTAAGCCCATAGCGTCACTCCCCCGCGAGAGCAGCGGCGTTGCTTTGAGCACCTCGGTCCCGAAGAGTTGCAATTCGTTGCAGAATGTGTGA
- a CDS encoding kelch domain-containing protein, putative encodes MNIINYLYNKSKSIYNRNINAYNYNNIENENLISNFVDISNGYSNHSCSSKSSSRTLMVSDRSVRTGHRKKGKEERPAVVKAAGQAVRSSARSAGRAVTSASALGRTINHSDRSKQEKNMDSREDDQGEKYKNYEFNLHNIGFDSKVYKNRCDGVCVLNDNIYIFDKIKKCIYLYTPYNNVWYIFLNICEEMSVNKNGNFELTNFYSKKSQEQTIEGGFHHLNNISFMNYTDVVYLNNCIFIISSNCHFMNFCKVNMINMNTLFGTIVVESAQNNFADFAELLRMLRGDKTDRTEQGNVNDHQIDHMGEPSNWDAKAGGSSTLQETTRRPKETNPTVTCVEQTMCSDEAGMVENDHIQDKHRRRGDGNTQRQRSSDTQGSHSDEYVSGISEFSEFSELSELGEFSELFPNEEKNYFKKMKRVIKARDFFSICSVNDSCYSLIYLFGGKGSTIKRANEYIDIIYNDLYVYDFYRNRWMELYQYRCDQEGCAPEERTNPEEAYQDNSLLRTYLDESTGIRGDCGNTLSFKSGGIVSPLGTQNEHTMENDTRNGEECFNDSFFLLNSNDAFSNDNTTQLSKVKMDEGMENTKESLRRNVGTVDSIATVATSTAERHIDSFSQTKGGSLDRHCINGDRREVAKKEEEEANETCSDLYNLIFDTHEEATDAKARNAEFRDIHRESTPVEEPQQIGTNIYHERNDPPCKDCMQRKKCKYICDLISNGVKIRSIPWLGKRAGHSCTYYKNNLYIFGGISYYSFNRNKINLKFCDNLFLYNIQSNKCFEIMAKGSIPEKRYRHGCVIINDYMFIIGGECKSSSLPRNDLFFYDFKTSVWTEVVINSKVGSHSLYKTVWLENFGSIYMFGSSILRLTKKNFQYTPSYKNNNKRVENRRF; translated from the coding sequence ATGAATATTATTAACTACCTTTACAATAAGAGCAAGAGCATATACAACAGAAACATTAATGCGTACAATTACAATAACATAGAGAATGAGAATTTGATAAGTAACTTTGTCGACATTAGTAATGGCTACAGCAATCATAGCTGCTCATCCAAGTCGTCCTCGAGGACGCTGATGGTGAGTGACAGGAGTGTGCGTACCGGTCACAGGAAAAAGGGCAAGGAGGAACGCCCTGCTGTGGTGAAAGCAGCTGGTCAAGCTGTTAGGTCATCAGCTAGGTCAGCGGGCAGAGCAGTTACTTCTGCTAGCGCGTTGGGTAGGACGATAAACCACAGCGACCGGAGTAAGCAAGAGAAGAACATGGACAGCAGGGAAGATGACCAAGgggagaaatacaaaaattacGAATTTAATCTTCACAATATCGGATTCGACTCGAAAGTGTATAAAAACAGATGTGATGGAGTCTGTGTGCTCAATGAtaacatttatatttttgacaaaataaaaaaatgtatatatttgtacaccCCATATAATAATGTGtggtatatatttttaaacataTGTGAAGAAATGTCGGtgaataaaaatgggaatttcgagttaacaaatttttattcgaAGAAGAGTCAGGAACAAACTATCGAAGGAGGCTTCCATCACCTGAACaacatttcttttatgaACTACACAGATGTGGTTTACCTGAATAAttgtatttttatcattagtAGTAACTGTCATTTTATGAATTTTTGTAAAGTTAATATGATCAATATGAATACCCTCTTTGGTACCATTGTGGTAGAGTCCGCGCAAAACAACTTTGCTGATTTTGCGGAGTTGTTACGTATGTTGAGGGGGGATAAGACGGATAGGACTGAACAGGGCAATGTCAATGACCATCAGATTGACCACATGGGGGAACCATCCAATTGGGATGCGAAAGCGGGCGGATCCTCTACCCTTCAAGAAACGACAAGAAGACCGAAGGAGACGAACCCTACCGTTACATGTGTGGAACAAACAATGTGTAGTGACGAAGCCGGTATGGTGGAGAATGATCACATCCAGGATAAACACCGTCGAAGGGGCGATGGCAACACCCAAAGGCAACGCAGTTCTGACACCCAAGGTAGCCACTCCGACGAGTACGTCAGTGGAATTTCAGAATTTTCCGAATTTTCCGAACTTTCCGAATTGGGTGAATTTTCTGAACTTTTTccgaatgaagagaaaaattattttaaaaaaatgaagagagtGATAAAGGCTCGAGATTTCTTTTCCATCTGCAGCGTTAACGATAGTTGCTACTCCTTGATTTACCTTTTTGGTGGTAAAGGAAGTACCATCAAAAGGGCCAATGAATATATTGATATTATATATAACGATTTGTACGTTTACGATTTTTATCGAAATCGGTGGATGGAGTTGTACCAATATAGGTGTGATCAAGAAGGGTGTGCCCCTGAGGAGCGGACGAATCCAGAGGAGGCGTATCAGGACAATTCTCTTTTACGTACCTACTTAGATGAGTCCACCGGAATAAGGGGGGATTGCGGCAACACTCTTTCTTTTAAATCAGGTGGTATTGTTTCCCCCCTAGGTACACAGAACGAACACACGATGGAAAATGACACCAGAAAcggagaagaatgttttaacgacagtttttttttgctgaacTCGAATGATGCGTTTAGCAATGATAACACGACGCAGTTGAGTAAGGTTAAGATGGATGAGGGAATGGAAAACACGAAGGAGAGCCTGCGCCGGAATGTAGGTACGGTGGATAGCATAGCCACCGTTGCTACCTCCACTGCGGAAAGACATATCGATTCGTTTAGCCAAACGAAGGGGGGATCATTGGATAGGCATTGTATAAATGGGGATCGAAGGGAAGTTGcaaagaaagaggaagaagaggcgAACGAGACCTGCTCTGATTTGTACAACCTCATTTTTGACACTCACGAAGAAGCCACGGATGCAAAAGCTAGAAATGCAGAATTCCGAGATATTCACCGTGAAAGTACTCCTGTGGAAGAACCCCAACAGATAGGCACGAACATCTACCACGAGCGCAATGACCCACCCTGTAAAGACTGCATGCAGAGGAAGAAGTGTAAATATATCTGCGACCTTATATCAAACGGAGTGAAGATACGAAGTATCCCTTGGCTTGGAAAGAGAGCAGGGCATTCCTGCAcgtattataaaaataacctGTACATATTTGGAGGCATCAGTTATTACAGCTTTAAtaggaacaaaataaaccTGAAATTTTGCGACAATTTATTCCTATATAATATTCAATCCAATAAATGCTTTGAAATTATGGCGAAAGGAAGTATACCGGAGAAGAGGTACCGACATGGATGTGTCATCATTAATGATTATATGTTCATAATTGGTGGAGAGTGCAAGAGTTCCTCTTTACCAAGGaacgatttatttttttacgatTTTAAAACCTCTGTGTGGACAGAAGTTGTTATTAACTCCAAGGTGGGGTCTCATTCGTTGTACAAAACCGTGTGGCTGGAGAATTTCGGGTCGATATATATGTTTGGCTCGTCCATTTTGCGTCTCACGAAGAAGAACTTCCAGTACACCCCCTCGTACAAGAATAACAACAAGAGGGTGGAGAACCGGCGCTTCTGA
- a CDS encoding zinc finger protein, putative — MNESNNRGRTRQRRSNNDGINIEDSEDNNFIVNDDGMFIDDNDSLEDECITPKDDEDNINSRRKRTDRLNRNENKNMANGRGESNNGSGSLRRGVNNQHAQQHAQQHAQQHAQQQYNSRHPEGSNSSILINGAPSDGAMPDSGLPNGTTQGVTSNIRNGLFVFNGDNILGGSDGNGNRGMRGLNQGLLEGVGASASSSIGANMGADISTNIAANAHDCDGVKNDPLSHIHGGERDNVFVNGSSNYFVQNGVHAESNHANEGRDAWDDPMEEEQQDEEEEEEEEEEEEEQEQSNQYEELNRENQANARMQGVELNEVGARENIKKKDEEMERNMLHMVENDPINDELVVASILNNENQLDSESHVNTLSSAVGRISTEDSSIPGVGSQGSAVALPTGGLTVESFIQCLKRELTCPICLDYFYLPVTMNCGHTFCRYCIGHNKLNGKNCPLCRQALGHTVCINTIISNLVRIYNLRRKSIKVYKSIEIVNTVDEMWWNENFIKPQVSVPLFLRIFLNDMISVPVFFDDLTACIVDFFTVNNLWSRAKWVFNINDCKIFSELIGYDKDNREVTNDRLHAWVENYITQNPSMCIRKDEKIILKIIQDRTHKIDSQFFDSSALPNRLPWDGGRHVKSLIHMPHSSVSLSHLIFVKAENNNLGVVDCGSTIGTMIKVNNNHVLKEGDIIHIGDRLEVTVSIDKNTAGMPYKGYVWDKKSNKVLDRHELNELMKEKGKEGGEEAGAVGVKENEDEPEQRGEGASESRGNPNTEHLEEGISEQVGERGADGHDSANNAGEDDMPSYCENIESNLLIKFDFGTVKDEVTLKTEYIDPKGVVLGRGPYAQSSYKKLSVTNSNGYVSREHCLIYYDGTKPVGERWLLRDTSTLGTFLKIPPFSEPVPLPVGSIFKAGQCKIEVCSRDSAQFAQHPARSISLLNTNNRPNMGPPNPDDNRNNDNGNGNPNNQSNSGGGQGSGASGGGASGGGGSGGGGSGGGGSGGGGSGSGGSGGGGSGSGSAEGNERGNGRQSRGGNHHNNGRNNYRNQTSPGGVNHNFMFARCAERIQTNSNNNSSVESLQGYNYREQYHHPLDVNNAGGGYWIFNGNALQNYRRSPRSYNVTNSGNFVNMANGITMTGINHDGCAGINRACLNTQGAEQYQHQYQLEYQDQNPLRQFHQHQQQQHHHNRDTYFYNYLQHRVNRQGNDRRLSNGNDVNENGDDHENGNNDFSNSRIDDARNNNNANGTSGPGGSQNRDNQGSASNTSNRYNGHICRYHGWQTNRNGSNPIDGSYYGNNIHKEMISVNAERSQMNGEGYYTEPLGRSLVHVNYDEVFSSGHFPHESHNGNLYMHNMGRINPVVCSAPATGATFLRSDGFKSYQNMREQHVGECPNHDHHSSLDQSTELKGRRDEDGEGEERNEEGFQNCNSNDGAHCASMGVVVNNPQRTDAIVLNKNCRSDSNHEKKIRMNPHKKSNKGSSNDVVDGRNGLVYWSPVREGFWNVVNERDFLMNNASSDVTCSACGRRENYWKTESAYKKKRNHAETFTYNSLFTVEEEEERGNSLTEGKNLNRGGTHIDHQGESDIQDEEYHCGAGCDVSFNATCEDDVVTKNINTAAAQTGLFNEIEPLNLIYDYIHALGTNETDNSGSSQRFMWEGNEEMINLLNSSNVKTKKINSLSIFPMVHLPNYNSEFKQTNEDTLNGNENTRRVLYTERDHFCENKGMQSSIKMSN; from the coding sequence atgaatgagtCGAATAACAGAGGAAGAACCCGACAACGTAGAAGTAACAACGACGGAATCAACATCGAAGATAGCGAAGACAATAACTTTATCGTGAATGACGATGGTATGTTCATTGACGATAATGATTCGTTAGAGGATGAATGTATAACTCCAAAAGACGATGAAGATAATATAAACTCCAGAAGAAAGAGAACTGATAGATTAAATAgaaacgaaaataaaaatatggctAACGGAAGAGGAGAGTCCAACAACGGTAGCGGTAGTTTGCGCCGCGGAGTTAACAATCAACATGCACAACAACATGCACAACAACATGCGCAACAACATGCGCAACAACAGTACAATAGTCGACACCCAGAAGGTAGTAATTCCAGCATACTAATAAATGGCGCTCCGTCAGATGGCGCAATGCCGGATAGTGGCCTCCCCAATGGCACAACGCAGGGTGTCACGAGCAATATCAGAAACGGGCTCTTCGTTTTCAACGGAGACAACATCTTGGGTGGAAGTGACGGCAATGGAAACAGAGGTATGCGTGGCTTGAACCAAGGCCTACTCGAGGGCGTAGGCGCAAGCGCATCCTCTAGCATAGGCGCAAATATGGGCGCAGATATCTCCACCAACATAGCAGCCAACGCGCACGACTGTGATGGAGTAAAAAACGATCCCTTGAGCCACATCCACGGGGGCGAGAGGGACAACGTGTTCGTCAACGGATCAAGCAACTACTTCGTGCAGAACGGAGTGCACGCGGAGAGTAATCACgcgaatgaaggaagagatGCATGGGATGACCCCATGGAGGAGGAACAAcaggatgaggaggaagaggaggaagaagaggaagaagaagaagagcagGAGCAATCCAATCAGTATGAAGAATTGAACCGAGAAAATCAGGCCAACGCACGTATGCAAGGAGTCGAATTGAACGAAGTCGGGGCaagagaaaatattaaaaagaaggacgaggaaatggaaagaaatatgTTGCACATGGTGGAGAATGATCCGATAAATGACGAACTAGTAGTAGCATCAATACTTAACAATGAGAATCAGTTGGATTCTGAATCTCATGTAAATACATTAAGTAGTGCAGTAGGAAGAATATCTACAGAAGATTCTTCCATCCCTGGGGTAGGATCCCAAGGATCAGCAGTAGCTCTTCCCACAGGGGGACTAACAGTCGAAAGTTTCATACAATGTTTAAAAAGAGAACTGACCTGTCCAATATGTTTAGATTATTTCTACCTACCCGTAACGATGAATTGTGGGCATACCTTTTGTCGATACTGCATAGGTCATAACAAattgaatggaaaaaattgtccctTGTGTAGACAAGCCTTAGGGCATACAGTTTGCATCAATACTATTATTTCAAACTTAGTTcgcatatataatttaagaagaaaatccATCAAGGTGTACAAGTCTATTGAAATAGTGAACACAGTGGATGAAATGTGGTGGAACGAAAATTTCATTAAACCACAAGTTAgtgttcctttatttttacgtATATTTCTCAACGATATGATATCTGTACCTGTCTTTTTTGACGATCTGACTGCTTGCATTGTTGATTTTTTCACAGTCAACAATCTGTGGTCAAGAGCCAAGTGGGTATTTAATATTAACGACTGTAAAATATTCAGTGAACTCATTGGATACGATAAGGACAACAGGGAAGTTACCAACGACAGGTTACATGCATGGGTGGAGAATTATATCACACAGAACCCATCCATGTGCATTAGAAAAGatgagaaaattattttaaaaattattcaagATAGAACCCATAAAATTGATAGCCAATTTTTTGATTCATCTGCATTGCCGAATAGATTACCGTGGGATGGAGGAAGACATGTTAAGAGCTTAATTCATATGCCTCATTCGTCCGTCTCTCTGTCGCACCTCATATTTGTCAAGGCAGAAAACAACAACCTTGGTGTAGTCGATTGTGGATCAACTATTGGTACCATGATCAAGGTTAATAATAATCACGTATTGAAAGAGGGAGATATTATCCATATAGGAGATCGACTTGAAGTTACCGTCTCCATTGATAAGAACACCGCAGGTATGCCTTACAAAGGATACGTGTGGGACAAGAAGTCTAATAAAGTGCTTGATAGGCACGAGTTAAACGAGCtcatgaaggagaagggcaaagaaggaggggaagaagcagGAGCAGTAGGTGTTAAGGAGAATGAGGATGAACCTGAACAGAGAGGAGAAGGGGCATCTGAATCGAGAGGCAATCCAAACACGGAACATCTCGAAGAAGGAATCTCTGAACAGGTTGGAGAGCGAGGGGCAGATGGACATGACTCAGCCAATAACGCAGGAGAAGATGACATGCCTTCGTATTGTGAAAATATCGAGTCGAATTTGCTTATTAAATTCGACTTTGGAACTGTTAAAGATGAAGTCACTTTAAAAACAGAATATATCGACCCCAAGGGAGTAGTTTTAGGGAGAGGTCCTTATGCTCAGTCCAGCTATAAAAAACTGTCCGTTACAAATTCCAATGGTTATGTATCTAGAGAACACTGCTTAATATACTATGATGGAACTAAACCCGTTGGAGAAAGATGGCTTTTAAGGGATACTAGTACCTTGGGAACGTTCTTAAAAATTCCACCCTTTTCTGAACCCGTCCCTTTACCTGTGGGTTCTATTTTTAAAGCCGGCCAATGTAAAATTGAAGTTTGTTCTCGTGACAGTGCACAATTTGCACAACACCCTGCCAGGTCCATTTCGCTACTCAACACGAACAATCGACCGAACATGGGCCCCCCAAACCCGGACGATAATAGGAACAACGACAATGGAAATGGTAATCCGAACAATCAGAGCAATTCCGGTGGAGGCCAAGGAAGTGGCGCAAGCGGTGGTGGCGCAAGCGGCGGTGGTGgaagtggtggtggtggaagtggtggtggtggaagtggtggtggtggaagTGGTAGTGGTGgaagtggtggtggtggaagTGGCAGTGGTAGTGCTGAAGGCAATGAAAGAGGAAATGGCAGACAAAGCCGTGGAGGCAACCACCACAACAATGGGAGAAACAACTACCGTAATCAGACAAGCCCTGGAGGCGTGAATCACAACTTCATGTTTGCCAGATGCGCAGAAAGAATACAAACAAATAGTAATAACAACAGTAGTGTAGAGAGCTTACAAGGGTACAACTATAGGGAACAATACCACCACCCCCTTGATGTAAATAATGCAGGGGGTGGTTACTGGATATTTAATGGAAATGCTCTGCAGAATTATCGAAGGAGTCCAAGATCCTATAATGTAACCAACAGTGGTAACTTTGTGAATATGGCGAACGGAATAACCATGACAGGGATCAATCATGATGGTTGTGCCGGTATTAACAGAGCGTGCTTGAATACTCAGGGCGCAGAGCAGTATCAGCACCAGTACCAACTGGAGTATCAAGATCAGAATCCCCTTCGTCAATTCCACCAACATCAACAGCAACAGCATCATCACAATCGCGACACGTACTTCTACAACTACCTCCAACATAGGGTTAATCGCCAAGGGAACGATAGACGCCTAAGTAACGGCAATGATGTTAATGAAAACGGTGATGATCATGAAAATGGCAACAACGACTTTTCTAATAGTCGTATCGATGATGCCAGGAATAACAACAATGCGAATGGAACGAGTGGTCCGGGAGGTAGCCAAAACAGAGATAATCAAGGCAGTGCAAGTAATACCAGCAATCGTTATAACGGACATATATGTCGATATCACGGGTGGCAGACGAACCGCAATGGTTCCAACCCAATCGATGGAAGTTACTACGGAAACAACATCCACAAGGAGATGATTAGCGTTAACGCCGAAAGGAGTCAAATGAACGGCGAAGGTTATTACACTGAGCCATTAGGAAGAAGCCTTGTACATGTGAACTACGATGAAGTTTTCTCTTCGGGGCATTTTCCCCATGAAAGCCACAATGGAAATTTGTACATGCATAATATGGGAAGAATAAACCCAGTAGTATGCAGTGCCCCTGCCACAGGAGCAACCTTCCTTCGCAGTGACGGTTTTAAGTCGTATCAGAATATGAGGGAGCAGCATGTGGGGGAATGTCCCAATCACGATCACCATAGTAGTTTAGATCAAAGTACTGAacttaaaggaagaagggatGAGGATGGTGAAGGTGAAGAGCGAAATGAGGAGGGCTTTCAAAATTGTAACTCTAATGATGGTGCACATTGTGCAAGTATGGGTGTAGTAGTGAACAACCCACAAAGGACTGATGCCATCGTTCTGAATAAAAACTGTCGTAGTGACTCCAACCATGAGAAGAAGATAAGAATGAACCCTCACAAGAAGAGCAACAAGGGAAGTAGTAATGATGTAGTTGACGGTCGCAATGGTTTGGTTTATTGGAGCCCCGTAAGGGAGGGCTTTTGGAACGTCGTAAATGAAAGAGATTTTCTCATGAACAACGCTTCGAGCGATGTGACATGTAGTGCATGTGGAAGGAGGGAGAATTATTGGAAAACGGAGAGCGCCtacaagaagaagagaaatcaCGCGGAAACGTTTACGTACAATAGCCTCTTCACtgtggaagaggaagaagaaaggggaaatagCCTTACGGAGGGGAAAAACCTGAACAGGGGAGGCACCCATATAGATCACCAGGGAGAGTCAGATATCCAAGATGAGGAGTATCATTGCGGTGCAGGATGCGATGTCAGTTTCAATGCCACCTGCGAGGACGACGTGGTCACAAAGAATATCAACACCGCTGCGGCACAGACAGGCTTATTTAACGAAATAGAGCCCCTCAACTTGATTTACGACTACATCCACGCCCTAGGAACAAACGAGACTGATAACTCCGGCAGCAGCCAAAGATTTATGTGGGAAGGAAATGAGGAAATGATCAACCTTCTAAATAGCTCCAACgtgaaaacgaaaaaaattaactccCTCAGCATATTCCCCATGGTGCATCTTCCAAACTACAACTCTGAGTTTAAGCAGACCAACGAAGACACCCTCAACGGAAACGAAAACACGAGAAGAGTATTATACACTGAACGCGaccatttttgtgaaaataagGGGATGCAGTCTTCCATAAAAATGAGTaactga
- a CDS encoding tetratricopeptide repeat protein, putative: MSEQEIIAEDTSNTNAESEVDEQTELLEKKTAQELFDMGTLEFKENKNFDVAAERFSMAVEKKVKELNAEGSIHVDLREYYLSFADALLTKEEEKNDLFEFLKKKKKIEVPETEEDSTEKEEVTDEQLAFEMFEFARKCYELLVEQKKEMSKKDILNYTYVFIRLGDISLLNHFFEEALKEYQKCVELREKHKVGDENLIAPLISLSQSYMFCGKRKEAVDYFEKVKKILLDVRQKTTPLPDNTNEKIIRDTYDDVQIQINDLKRQIEEEGEEGTELGSQTIAKELVVMTKSEFDKAVLNKENSEVTKITISTVNGDEQGTKRRRINLSNYKN, from the exons ATGTCAG AACAAGAGATAATTGCCGAAGATACCTCCAACACAAATGCTGAATCAGAAGTGGACGAACAGACGG AACTCctggaaaagaaaacggcCCAGGAACTGTTTGACATGGGCACCCTAGAATTTAAGGAGAACAAAAACTTCGACGTTGCTGCGGAGAGGTTTTCCATGGCCGtggagaagaa AGTGAAAGAATTAAACGCAGAAGGGAGCATCCACGTCGACTTGCGTGAATACTACCTATCCTTTGCTGATGCTCTTCTGaccaaggaagaagaaaaaaacgatcTTTTTGAattcttgaaaaaaa aaaaaaaaatcgaagtGCCCGAAACGGAGGAAGATTCAAccgagaaggaagaagtcaCAGACGAGCAG CTTGCCTTTGAGATGTTCGAATTCGCAAGAAAATGTTACGAACTTCTAGtggaacagaagaaggaaatgtcgAAGAAGGACATTTTGAATTACACCTATGTGTTTATTCGTCTTGGGGACATTAGCCTACTGAACCACTTTTTCGAGGAGGCCTTGAAG GAGTACCAAAAATGCGTAGAGTTACGGGAGAAGCACAAGGTGGGAGATGAGAACCTGATTGCCCCGCTGATCTCCCTGTCGCAGAGCTACATGTTCtgtggaaagagaaaagaagcagtggattattttgaaaaggtAAAGAAAATCTTACTGGACGTTAGACAGAAAACAACACCTCTCCCTGACAACACGAACGAGAAGATTATACGGGACACATACGACGATGTCCAAATACAAATTAATGACCTGAAGAGACAAATAGAGGAGGAGGGCGAGGAAGGAACGGAGTTGGGAAGTCAAACCATTGCCAAGGAGTTGGTAGTCATGACAAAG TCCGAATTCGACAAGGCAGTGCTTAACAAAGAAAATAGCGAAGTTACCAAAATAACTATTTCCACCGTGAATGGTGACGAACAGGGAACCAAGAGAAGAAGGATCAACTTAtctaattataaaaattag
- a CDS encoding targeted glyoxalase II, putative, giving the protein MLLCEPLLVFFFSRSCSTLAQLPPPRRMKIARAILAINYFSPARTTPRLSLSSRLFFERGFFSRNNMHSTCFTKNDKKYFIVKKPDLCTNVIIVPMYRDNYAYIFYDDKDEGVVVDPSDHNVVNEIAEMENIKIKHVLCTHKHADHNGGNSYFFNKKINVYGIKEKDNKYINRNLQNIQSFEINNFKISTFLSHFHCNNHISYLVENPEKNSSKKKIFFTGDFLFICGLGKNFEGNNLDLRNSVNNLKKLQKDASKIYIFCGHEYTQDNVKFALSVDGVNPQLAAFHQQLLENQNMHPTVPSLLEDELAYNPFLRCDDQYIQNEIKKYAKRNHYVISAKSEYIALLRVMKDNFKG; this is encoded by the coding sequence aTGCTCCTTTGCGAGCCCCttttggttttctttttttcccgctcCTGTTCAACACTGGCGCAGCTTCCACCTCCGAGAAGGATGAAGATCGCGCGGGCCATCTTGGCGATAAACTATTTCTCCCCCGCGAGAACAACTCCCCGACTGTCTTTGTCCAGCAGGTTATTTTTCGAAAGGGGATTTTTCAGCAGAAATAATATGCATAGTACCTGCTTCAccaaaaatgacaaaaaatatttcatcgTGAAGAAACCTGATCTGTGCACAAATGTGATCATCGTCCCCATGTACAGAGATAACTACgcctacattttttacgatGATAAAGATGAAGGAGTGGTAGTGGATCCAAGTGACCACAACGTCGTTAACGAAATCgccgaaatggaaaatataaaaattaaacatgtgctatgtacacataaacaTGCTGACCATAATGGAggaaatagctatttttttaacaaaaaaattaatgtgtatggaattaaagaaaaggacaataaatacataaataGGAATCTTCAAAACATACAAAGTTTCGAAATAAATAACTTTAaaatttccacatttttgtcACATTTTCACTGTAATAATCATATTTCATACTTAGTGGAAAATCCCGAAAAAAactcttcaaaaaaaaaaatattttttacgggtgattttttgttcatatgtgGATTGggcaaaaattttgaaggcaACAATTTAGACTTACGCAATTCTgtgaacaatttaaaaaagctaCAGAAAGACGCATcaaaaatttacattttttgcgGACACGAATATACACAAGACAATGTAAAATTTGCCTTAAGCGTAGATGGAGTAAATCCCCAATTGGCTGCGTTTCATCAACAACTTTTGGAAAACCAAAACATGCATCCCACCGTGCCTTCACTTCTGGAGGATGAATTAGCATACAACCCTTTCTTGCGCTGTGATGACCAATACATACAAAACGAAATTAAGAAGTACGCAAAAAGGAACCATTATGTTATTAGTGCCAAGTCGGAGTACATAGCTCTTTTGCGTGTCATGAAGGATAACTTTAAGGGATGA